GCCCCATGCGGCGACCTAACAATTTGGATACCACAACGAGATAGGACGCGAGTAATTTGTCGGTAGTAATAACGTGGGCTTCGTCAGTGAGATTTATCGTAGGACGACCATCGCGCTGGGTGCGCTGCGCCCGGGCGATGATTTGATTCACGATGGAGATATAAGCGACCGACAGCTTGTCTTTGTTAGCGCCGCCGGAAGCAAGCGTTCCCATTTCAATGCGAATAAAATCGGCATCGGGTAACTCACTACCTGGTCTATCAAATAGTTCGCCTGCAAAGCCATCTGTAAACAAACTCATGGCTTCAACCATTTCATCAATGCGACCGGCGCGCTCGGTCTTCTCTGATTTAAGCGCCGCAAGTGCCGCAATAACATCACTGGTGAGCAAATCCTGTTCGCCTGCAAGTTTTGCGGTTCGTGCTGCATTGAGGATGGCTGTTTTAAGCAGGCCAACGTCCGATCGGCTCATGCGATCTTCTTCACGCGCTTCTCCGCCTGTGACCATGAGTCGAGCGATGATTAACATCTCACCTAGAATGTCACGCTGACCACCATCGGCTGCCTCAGTATCTTTGCTCGCGGTTTCCAGCTCTGCTTCGCCCTCTAGCACTTCTTCCATCACTGAATGCGATTGAATTAAGTTGCCATTGCTATCAATCAACTCCAGCGCAGGTTTGTAGGGTGGAATCGAAGGCGCCATACCTGGGCGAAGAACAATATCTTCAACAGACTTGCCCCACTTTCTGAAAAACTCTGACAGCAAGTTAAAGCTGTTACCGGCTTCGATGACTACCCAGCGCGGATTGTGAATGGCGGTGATGAGCATCTGAAGCCATACCAATGTTGCCGATTTACCAGCTCCAGTGGGGCCAAATAAAAACAAGTGTCCGTTTTTGGTTCTGTCGCCGGTATACAGTGGATCACATAAAAAACCTTCACCACCGCGATTAAAACCAACAACACCTGGATTGCCAGTGCCCACGCCACGGCCATAGACAGGTAGCAAATTGGCGAGGTGGTGTGTGTATGCCAGGCGCTGGCGAATTTCTACTTGAGCCAGTGCAGGATCATAAGCACCCGGCAGAAAGCGAATGTAACGATCGAGGCGTACCTCATCGTATTCTGGATCGATGACTTGCAAGCCATTCGCAGCGAGTTTGGTTTCGACGGTCATAATGGCGTTATCAAGCTCGTCGTCATCGGCAGCGCGCAGTGCGATGCCTATGGCGTAGGGATAAAGTTTATTGCCGCGCGCAATTTGACTGCGAGCAAAGTCCACTTCTTCACGAGCTGCTTCTGCCTCGGGCGTATCCCCGCGCGAGTTTTTGGCCAGTTTTTCTAAATGCTTACGTACCGCGCTCTGCGGTTTCACCACGATATTGGTAATGACTAGCGAGCCTTCCGGTAGCTCATCAATCAGGCAT
The nucleotide sequence above comes from Cellvibrio sp. PSBB023. Encoded proteins:
- a CDS encoding conjugative transfer ATPase, producing the protein MTADLKSKIAAGLKDYFFRGAPVNGKEITANDLKRGYKQRTPISGYLPWLDIIEDDKLLLEDGRSVAAVFEVQPVPTEARSKDFMAQQRNQIRDFITGTFEEHNQSPWVITTYSWLDSASFTSIVDRVRDHAMHVHAQRDAVLDEYSNYFIDTIFREHIEDMSRKGGLFTDPLANDRNWGGSKRKTYMVFYRRHTGASSRRKGMTPERELDTQCDRVHQMLKAAGLNGRRLKGGEIRDWLFRWFNPNPRQTQGDTEAWLRMNPYAHTEDEKTAEYDLSNDVMTRDVRSDAKTRSWYFDGMPHTVLSVEQMNQAPKIGQLTAERYVSEEEVSGANARITCLIDELPEGSLVITNIVVKPQSAVRKHLEKLAKNSRGDTPEAEAAREEVDFARSQIARGNKLYPYAIGIALRAADDDELDNAIMTVETKLAANGLQVIDPEYDEVRLDRYIRFLPGAYDPALAQVEIRQRLAYTHHLANLLPVYGRGVGTGNPGVVGFNRGGEGFLCDPLYTGDRTKNGHLFLFGPTGAGKSATLVWLQMLITAIHNPRWVVIEAGNSFNLLSEFFRKWGKSVEDIVLRPGMAPSIPPYKPALELIDSNGNLIQSHSVMEEVLEGEAELETASKDTEAADGGQRDILGEMLIIARLMVTGGEAREEDRMSRSDVGLLKTAILNAARTAKLAGEQDLLTSDVIAALAALKSEKTERAGRIDEMVEAMSLFTDGFAGELFDRPGSELPDADFIRIEMGTLASGGANKDKLSVAYISIVNQIIARAQRTQRDGRPTINLTDEAHVITTDKLLASYLVVVSKLLGRRMGLWLWQATQNMKDYPDDAEKMLAMFEWWMCLFVDQGELANIERFRKLTPDQRTMLLSTTKAPRKYTEGVIMSDTVQGLFRIVPPGLCLALGQSEKEEKTARFKLMQQHNISELEAAAMIGEMIAKGRRKAVA